The genomic segment TTTCTTGATCTTTCGCCCACACTCGACACAGGTGATGGTTCCTAAAAACTTCAAGGTCACGTCACTGCCCACTTGCGCGGTAATAGGAACAGGTTTTTCATCCAGACTCAAAAAGTACTGGATGGGAGTTTGTGCTTCATGGGTCATTTTTCGTAACTGACCGGAGATTTTCATAATGCCAGACCTTTAAAGAAAACAGGGATAATATTCAAAGCCGGTTCCTTCCGGATATTTTATGGGTGAAATGATAAAGCGCCGCCAGAGCGACAAAAACCCCAACCATCAAGGTGATGGAATCAAACACCATAAAGGACAATAAGAATAACAACAAATAAATGATTATATTTTGAATCACCCGGCCTTTGCCCATCATGACATTTTCTTTCGATCAAAGAATCTACCCATTATAAACGATTTTCTTTCTGCCGGCATGAAAGGTAGGGGTCGTTCCCTTCACCAAATAGATATTTAAAACCGCACCCAGATTGTTTTTTTAATTTAAATAAGGTAGCTTAAGTGGTGGCTGTTTTCTCTAACATAGGGAAGTGAACGTGCGGCTTTTGGAAAAACTGATCATCTCAACCTTCATGCTTTTGGTTTTGATTTATACGGTTCACGTCAACCGCAGCCTGACTCCCAGGACTCCAGTTCCCATTCCAAAGACCGAAAAACCCATTGAAAAACCTCCGGTTTCCCCAGTAAATGAAGATAGTTTTTTTCCACCTCCCGAACCGCCTTTGGGTGAGAAAGACATTATAGAAGAAAGCTTTACAGAGCTGCCTTAACATAATATCTACATACTGAAACCAAACCGGGACATTATTTTCCTAGCAAGCTTGACATCTATCCTTTAAAATATTATTTATAGAATTGCTTGGAGAGGAAGGTTGATTTTGAAATCTTAAGGTTTGTTTTCTCGCAACAAGAGCTTTGTCTTAAGGAGAAAGTAATTATGAAAAACTTGAACATTTCAAAAGGCTGGTTTGACGAAGAGAAACCGGCAGAAACAAAACGGAAGTTTTGTGAACATGAAAGCGCCATTACAATCGATTACGATCACGGCATAGAACATTGTCCCTATTGTGGCGCCCTCGGCCATTACAACATAGACAAAGACTCCATTGAATGGACTCTTCCAGAGTATCTGGTTAAACAGAATTACAACTGAGGAAGGATCGGCGAACTAAACATTGGCTCGATCCCTGGTTTATCCTGGGGGAAGATCCGCTTTTGCAATCTATTTCCCCCTTGGTTTAGAAAAACTCACCCGTAAGCATTCAAGCCCCATATTCCCCCCTTCAGGGGCAAGTTTAAATCAAACAATCCAGATTCTGCAATCCGCTCTGGGAATGTCTCCCGATGCCATCCTATCCAAACAGAAAAAGCATGATCTTGAAAAAGATGATGGAAAAAAGCGCTGTGAAGGGAATGGTTGCCGCCCAGGAAACAAAAATTGTTTTTATGATGGACAGGTTTAAGGTAGGAAGCCCGCGCGCTAATCCAACTCCAACCACGGAGCCCACCAGGGTGTGAGTTGTTGAAATCGGCAGCCCCAGCTTGGAACAAACCAGAACAACCGTTGCCGCCCCGAATTCTGCGCAAAACCCCCGGGACGGAGTCATTTCGGTGATTTTTTTACCTATGGTTTGCATCACCCGCCTTCCCCAAATCAACAACCCAATCACGATACAGGCGCCTCCCAAGCCGAGAATCCATAGCGGCATCTCCACCTGCATATGCACGGATCCCTCTTTCAAGATCGAGACCACTGCCGCAAGCGGCCCCACCGCATTCGCAACATCGTTGGATCCATGCGCAAAAGCCACATAAAATGCGGTGATGATCTGCAGATATCTAAAAATGCCTTCGGTGCTCACAAATTGTGCTTGTAAGTTTTCTCCAGTGGGTTCCTTATCCCTGGGAACCAAAAGTTTGGCCACAAAAAAGGCAATGAATCCGACCGCAATGGAAATCATGGCGGCCTGACTGAATTGCAGATCCAGACGAAGATTTTTTAACCCCTTGTAGACCATTGACTGGGATAAAATAACGAACACCAAAAAGACCAGAAAGGGAAGAATTTCTTTCGTGTGTTGCAGGGGGTTGCGAGTGTTAAAAATCTTGCGCGAGAGAAACCGAAACAAAAGAAAAGAGACCAACGCTCCCACCGCCGGTGAAAAGATCCAACTGAGCACCACTTTTCCGACCTTGACCCAGTTTAAGGCATCCCACCCTCCGGCGACGATGCCAAATCCCACCACCGCCCCGACGATGGAATGAGTGGTGGATACCGGCCAACCCAAAGAACTCGCAATATGCAGCCAGACCGCGGCGGCTATCAGGGCGGAAATCATTCCATAAACAAGGTGGAGCGGGGCATCCTGAAAAATCGCAGGGTCCAGCATGCCTTTACGTATGGTATCGGAAACATGCCCCCCCACCAAAAACGCTCCCGCGAATTCCGCCACCGCCGCAACCAGTATAGCCTGTTTGAAGGTGAGAGCTTTTGAGCCGACACTGGTCCCCATGGCATTGGCAACATCGTTGGCTCCGATATTACAGGCCATGTACACACAGGCCAAAATAGCCGAAAAAAGAAGTATGCTATTTAAATCCAAAAAATACTCCGGGGTAAGATTAGGAATTTATATAGGGATTGGGGTGGGTTAATTTGAAATGAAGAGACGAAGGATTTTAGCGATTTTTTCCGATTTATCGGCCACCGCGCCAAGATTTTTTACAACCTCATTCCACAAGATTAAATCCGCCGTTTTAATCTGATCGTCCAGGGAATACAACTGCTGTGCCAGTAAAAATTGCTTGCGGTCCGCTTCCCATTCAGCCGTGCCCAACTGCGAGGCCGCTTTCTCCACCTTTTCCGCTTCAGCCCCTCCAAACGACGCCTCCAGCAGGACATCCAATTCGCAGATGAGGTCACATGCCATATGGGCGGTGTTTATAACATGATCCACCAGATTTTTTAACGTCTCTTTTATCTGATCCGGAGTTTCAATATTCTTGATGCGAAGAAGAACGGCCAGGTCCTCGACCGAATCGGCAATATCATCCTGAGCGGACAGGAGGTGCATGAAATCGCGTTTATCCACCGGCAAAAAAACACTGTGCGCTAAGGATTGCCGAATCTGATCCTTGATGGAATCCGCTTCGTGTTCAAATTTGATAATGACCTCGGAAATGTCCATCACAGCCTGATAATCATGGCCTTCCAGGGCCGCAAACAGAGGTTTCAATTGGTCCACACACGCCCTGACCTTCTCGATATGGCTCACCAGGGGTCTGAATGGAGATTTTGAAAACAACGACAATATGGATCGCATGATGCCTCCGCGGCGAATGAAATGAGTTACGACCTGATCAAATCAACTCGTATAAATTAGGTTATTTCACCAATAGATGCAAGCCTGTTGGGGTGCAATTATTGTTAGAATTTGGTTAGGGAGGTGAATGCAGCCTTACCCCCCCATGACCTGCAGCCAGTCCTCAAGACGGTTGATTTTTAGGTAAGCATTGTTCTCCCGAACTTCCCCCATCGGTGCATGGGATTTCCCGCCATAATTGTGCCCTGGATAGAGAACGATCTCGTCCTGGATTTTTGCCAGGCGCTGAGTGAGCGTCCGAAACAACTCTTCACTGTCACCCCCAGGCAGGTCGACACGACCGCATCCCTGCAAAAACAGCGTATCCCCGGCAACCAAAGTATCTTTCACCCTGAAACATTGGGATCCCGGCGTATGCCCCGGTGTGTGCAGACAGGCGATTTCCACCGCGCCTACCTTCACCTTGTCCTCGCCGTCAAGTTGACGCATGTCTGAAACCGAGATTCCGGTCACCTGACGCAACCCTTCGGCTTCGTGCTTGTTCACGTAAACGGGGACGGATACCTTTTCAAGCAATTCTGCAAGGCCGGTGATCTCGATGCCAAAAATCTCGCCGCCGACGTGGTCGGGATGGTAATGAGTCACCAGCGCCCCAACCAGCTTCATATCCTCTTGTTCGACAATTTTAAGAATACCGTCGATATCCCAGGCCGGATCCACCACCACACATTCCCGCGTTTCCCGGTCACCCAGCAGATACAGGAAATTTGCCATCTGCCTGGCCGAGGAATTGGCCTTGCCGATATCGCTCCCACATAACAATTGTTTAAAATAAAACCGACTTTGCTCGTTCAAGTTTGGCTCCACTTTAGTTGGTCCGGCAACCCGAAGCTATTTCAACAGCCCGTTCAGCAAACCCGCAAGACGGACCCCGGCTTGGGACAACCGCAAATCAATAATTTCCCGGCTCTTTTCAATGTATCTTTTGGACAATTCTCGAGAGCTGGAATCGTCCAATGGATAAGCGTGGTCGAGAGCCAACACCCGGGATTCGTTAGCCCAGTCGTTGACTTTCGAAAAATTCCAGGTTTTTTTGTCCGCCTGCGATATACGGCGATTCAAATCGCTGGCGTATTGTACCAGACTTTTTCCAGCCAGATAAATCAAGCCGCCATCCCATAACGCATGCAAATTCGTTTCCCGCCCTTTAAAATTCCGGGCCATTTTATTACCTCCGCGGTCCCGGGCATTACCCAGATGCAGAGGTTGATGAATATCTCCGACAAAATGGATCAGATACATCAAGGATTCTTTCGTCTCTTTCTCAACAGGCCCTCTGTCCTTCAGAACGCGTGCGAACTCCTTGACTTTTTCAACCACACACTCGCCTTCAGGACAATCCCGGTCTCTTAGGTAGGAGCTTTTCGATGCCGCAATATTGCAATAGTGCCAGGGCCCCTGGGATCTTTTTTTCCGGACACGATCGGCCCAATTCGCAACATCCGAAAGTTTCTTTATGTTAAAATTTTTCTCAATTTTGATTCTAACCTCGGGCAAAAGGTGCATTTCGGCAATCTTCCCCACAATCCTGTGCCCCATCGGACCCCATGCCCAGGCATCTTGTGAGAGAAGAAGAATCAAGGCTGGCAAAAATCCCGCAATCCATGCCGATCGAGAGAGATTCGTTTTGAAATTATTGGTGTTGCTTTTTAATACGATCAAATTCTGGATTATCATCACCCTGCTTTCGCTCATCCTTGGAATCGGCGCCCTTGTGGCCGCCTGTGTGGACCCAAGCGGCAACCTGTCGCATCGAATTTCCAGCTTGTGGGCCCGTTGGCTTTGCCAGCTCAACGGCATTCGCGTGGAAATCATCGGCCTGGAAAATATTTTACAAGACCGCGCGCAAATCTTTGTTGCCAACCATCAAAGTTTTTTCGATATCTTTGCCCTTTCAGGCTATGTTCCCGTTCAAATCCGATGGGTGGCCAAGGCCAGCCTTTTTAAGATTCCTTTCGTGGGTTGGTCGATGAAAGCGGCAGGGTATATCAGCGTAGACCGGAGCAATAGGAAAAAAGCCTATCAATCCTTCCTGGCAACGATTGAGAAAGTAAAACAGGGATATTCGGTGGTGATATTTCCAGAAGGAACCCGGTCGGAGGACGGAACGATCGGGCCGTTCAAAAAAGGCAGTCATTTATTGGCCATTCGGTCCAAAGCGCCCATGGTTCCCTTGACCCTCATTGGAACGGGGAACATCATCAGAAAAAACAGCCCGGTCATAAAACCGGGCCCCATAAAAATCGTCGTTTCCCCTCCGGTCTATACGGATTTTCCAGACACCAAGGAAGGCGAAAGCCTACTGCAGGATATCCGGGAAACGATTTTGAAAACCTACGCGGAAAACACCCGGAAACAACAATAGTCCACCAGAATTAGACAATGAACGGGCAGGAACCTATTTTTTTTCTTTCTGAACAAATTCCCAAATCTCACGCGGGTGGTCGCGAAGGTCCTCAATATTGCGCCACACTCCGCGGATCATTCCGGTTTTATCGATGACGAAGGTCGTACGTTCGATCACCTTGACCATCGTCCCCAAATCATCGACCTCTTTGATGACTCCATAGGAATCGGTCGCCTTCTTGTACTCGTCGGCCAGCAGAGTGAAACCCAGTTGATACACCTCGATGAACTGCTGATGCGCATTCACTCCGTTCCAGCTGCACCCCAGAACTTCGACCTCGCGAGTTTTGAATTTGCGGTTCCACTCATTGAAGCCGATCATGAGGCGTGTGTCTTCAGGACTGCTGTCCTGCGCGTAAAACGCGAGCACGACCCACTTTTTATCTTCAAAGTCCTTCAGTTTGATAATTACTTTTTCTTCCGCGGAAGGACTCGTAGCCCCCGCTTTGTAGCCATAAACCGCAGGCAATTCAAACGCCGGCGCGCGGTCCCCGACTTCGAGTTCATCTGGCATGCCAACCTCAAGGGTAAAAGATTAAAGTGGGGGTCAAACGGTTATTCGCCAAAAGCGACTTTCAGCAAAGGCTCCACTTCTCCCTTGGATTCCATCTCATCGAGGATATCGGTGTCCCCGTAAAATTTGCCGTCAATGAATACCTTTGGCAATGTCGGCCAGTTGGTCATTTTATTCAGAGCTTCCCGTTTGTCCATGTTCTCCAGAACATTGACCACTTCAAAGGGGTATCCGTATTTGTTAAAAAACTGAATGGTCTCGACCGTGAATCCGCATTGCGGAGCCGTCTTGGTCCCTTTTCCATAAATAAGAATTTTATTGCTGGCGATTTCTTCTTTAATTTGATCTTCAATACCCGGCATTCTAAAGCTCCTTCTATAACTTGATAATAATGTTTAATAACACCAAACCACAGAACCTGTTGAAAGGCTAGTCAGGAGTGGCCGTTTTGATTTCTGCGGCATGGATTCTTCCATCCTGCATTGCGGGAGTCAAAATTTCCTGGACCGCCCGGTGCCGCGCCATCAGATCCATATCCTTAAAAGTCTCCGATGTCACGTGAATCATGAAATGATCCTTCATTCCTGTCCGGTCCATGACATTGACTTCTGCATCGGGGATCTTACTTGTGACCAACCCCACTAAATCCTCAATACTTATCATTATACTATTATTCTCCCTTCAACGATTCGCGATTGGTTGATTCATTTATAGGTTATTGGATTCAAAATCTTAAAAAAGGTTCTAACTTTTACCTTCACTATACCACAAACAAAGCCCTCGCCCAGAATGCTTATAAATAGTTGATTTTATTATAGTTATTTTGCATGTCAAGCGACGGAAACAACCATTCTCAAGTGAAGATGGAGATTTATTTTTATTTCACGTATAATGGTGAATCCTTAGTGGTGATCGAAGTATCTAAGTAGAAGGTGTTGAGAATTTTATTTTTTCAGGAGGCATCAATGGCCACAGTTTCGGACTTTGTAAAAATCACTCCCAAAGCCTGCGAAGAGGTCAAAAAGCTGATCGCAGCGGAAGGTAAACCCGAAATCGGACTGCGACTCGGGGTCAAAGGAGGCGGTTGCTCCGGGCTTTCCTACGAACTCAATTTCACTCCCACGGAAAAAGGCGATACCGTCCTTGACTTCGAGGGTTTCAAGGTGTTCATGGATGCAAAAAGCATGATCTACCTTAAGAATATGCAACTGGATTATAACGACGGGCTTCAGGGCAAGGGATTTGTTTTTTCCAATCCCAATGCGACCTCCACCTGTGGTTGCGGAGAATCATTTTCTATCGCTTGAGTCTGAAGAACCCTGCATAATCTCTATTTCCGTCAGGTTCCCCTTCCCTTTCACAGGGAGCGATTGGGCCAGGAATTCATCCATTTTAAAAAGCGCGTTTGAAACTTATCAAATGCGCTTTTTTTCCTTGTTGTTATGGAAGCGACACTAAATACAAAAACCGAGCACGAAAAAGTCCGGGAGCATTGCGGACTGTTCCCCCTGGATTCCTGGTGTCTGGTTCAGGCCTCCGGGAAGGATATTTTCACTTATTTTCAGACGCAGACCACCAACGATGTCCTGCAACTGGAGATGGGCCAGGGACAAAACAACGCCATTGTGGACAGAAAAGCCCGTCTCATCGCCCCTTTCTCAGTGCACCGAAATGGAGAACACTCGGTCATTTTCTTGATTGAGTCTCAGGTAAAAGAAGCTTTTCTTACGCACATCGACAGCTACCTGTTCCGCGAAGACGTCACAATCGAGCCGTTGAATCAGAGCCTCCTTGCATTGCAGGGGCCAAAAAGCGCTCTCACTTTAGAGAATCTTGTCCCGAAAATCCAACTGCCGGAAAAGCTGAACTCCATTGGCGATTTCAATTATCAGGGCAATGACATAATTATTATCAATAAATCCCTGACCGGTGAGGAAGGATACATCCTCGCTTGCGCTCCTTCTCAAAGAGCAAATTTAATTGCCGGTTTTGAACAAGCAGATGAAAAGTGGGTCCCCGTTTCCGTCAGCCCAGAAACCCTTGAGGTTTTAAGAATCGAAGCCGGCATCCCTCTTTTCGGCAAGGACATGAGCGAGAAGAACATCCTCCCTGAAACGGGACTCGAACATTCCTCTGTAAGCTATAACAAGGGTTGCTACATCGGTCAGGAAGTCATCGCCCGAATCAAGACCTATGGCGCTCCCAGCGTCGCGCTGATGGGGTTAATTATTGAAGGAGACTCACTTCCACCTGGCGGTGGTATCATCCAATGGAAGAATAAAAAAATCGGCACCGTAAAAAGCTCAGCGCATTCCCTATCCCTGGGCAAAATCATTGCCCTCGCGTACATTCAAAAGGAGCATCGAAGCCCCGATGTGGACATGGAGGTCGCTATTGATGGTTCACCATTTAAAGTCAGAACCAGTCTGATTCCTTTCTATCAGCCACAAACTCGAAAAGATCATTCCAAAAGGATCATGGAACAGGCGATGGCGATTTACAAGGATGAGGACAACCTGGACAAGCCTATCGCCCTGCTGCGGGAAGCCATTGATCTGGACCCCAAAAATGCCGCCGCTTACGAAGCGTTGGGGGTATTCCTTTCCCAGCAGGACAAACTCGACGAAGCCATCGCGTTGATGAAGCGGCTGGTGGAAATCGACCCGACGGAAATCATGGCGCATTCCAATTTATCGATCTATTACATGAAGCAAGGCCGCATCGAAGAAGCGGAGCAGGAAAAAGGCGAGGCCACCGCGATCGAATTTGAACGGCTGATAGAGCAAAATATGGCCAAAAAGAAGAAGGAAAAAATGGCCGAGGAGGAAAAAAAAGAACGCGAAAGAATGGTCGGAATGTTTGAGCAGGTCCTGGAAATCGATCCCGTAGATCAAGTGGCCAACTTCGGCCTGGGTTCCATTTACCTGGAAACGGGTCAATACGAAAAAGCCCTGCCGCCGCTTCGAATCGTCATCCAGGAAAATAAGGATTATTCGGCGGCTTATCTCTTATTAGGAAAAAATCTGGAAAAGCTGGAGAAAAACGAGGAAGCCATTGAAGTCTACCGGCAGGGAATCGCGGCGGCTTCTAAAAAAGGGGATCTCATGCCCTTAAAAGACATGCAAAACCGACTCCATCAACTGTTACATTCAAAAGATTGATTCTTCAAATACCCCCACATATCGAATCCTGGCAGCAACACTTCCTTTTGGACCAGGCCTTGAGTGATGGAAACTCCATGGTCCATCAGGAACCAGAACTTCAGCAATAGTTTCTCCTCAACCGTGGTATAGGGGTCCTCCCAGGAAGTCACCGACCGATGCTCATCCACCGCCGTCAAAAGCTCAGAGGGAATCGTCAAACGTTTTTTCTGGACAAAATTATGGAACCCTTCCTGAAGAAGCGGCTTTAGCTCTTTTCTACTGATCTTGATCAACTCTGACACGCTGGGAACATGTTGCGCGTGGTATTCAAAAAACTTCAACTTGTAATACTGATGGATGGTTTCAAGACGGAAATAGCAATGCAGATTGACCACATCCTCTCCATAGATTCGGACCATGTATTGGCAGACCAGAGACTTTCCCGCTTGAAGAAGCAATTTGTTCAACCGGCCGCGTTCGAATAAATGAATGCGGACCGTGCTCAAATGCTTCCCGCATTGGGCTTCGATGTCTTCACGGATTCCTGGAGATTGAGGAGGAATCCGGTACCAGTAAATTTCATCACCAGCAACCTTCAAGGCCAATTGGAAAGCTTCGGAAATTTGCTGACAGTTGGACCGCTTGGCCTGCCTGGCAATTTGGTAGGAGTTTTTTCTGGAAAACCCAAGATCCATTAACTGGTCTTGAAATCCCTTGCGCCGGCCCATCAAAAATCCACCGCGTTCCCGAATATGGTCTTTGGCCTTATTCACCCCGCGCAAAGCCAGACTGACGTCCCTGGGGACTAATTTCAGCCCAAGTTCCTGTGCAAAGAAATAGATCTCTTCGAGCGTCTTAAAGTTCAATTTATCGATATACAAAAATTTCTGAATACTGGATTCCTGAAAATCACAACTCTCGAATATTTTAATTTTTTTGTACTTCACATCTTCCCAGTACTTGCGGGTTCCTTCTTTTTTCTTGAACTGAGCCTGAATCTCCGATTTCGCCTTGAAAAAATAACTCCTCAGCAAATACCATTTGATCTTAAGAGTCGACTCAAGGATCCAGCGATACTTAGGAGTTAAAATGTTGAGTTTAGGATCTTCAAGCAGTTCCACCTCTTCGGTTTCCAAAATATACTCTAAGAGCTCCAGGTGCCTTTCCAAAAGAATGGGGTTGATCTGTTCAATAAATTTTCTATAGATGGTTTTCCATCGGTAAACCTGAAACTCCTGAAGTTCAGCGCCCTTTTTGGCATTGATTTCCTTCAGCTTGGTTTTGATGGCCCGCACCCCGTCTTTTTCAATCTTCTCAAAAAGCTCGTCCCTGGCAACAATGTCCCGGATTTTGATTTGCTTTAACCGATTGATGACAAGGGGAATTTGATTTGCAATCGCTGAATCGAATTCCTGGTAGGTCTGAATGGGGAGAAAATAAACCTCTCGCAAAATCTGATTGATTTTATCCAGTGAGATATCGGTCTTACTCGCGATTCTTTTATAGCTGTCAAAGTTCAGAGTCTTATTTCCCGTCTGGCAAGCTCGAATATCATTCAAGTAATTTCTTGCCAGTTTCAACTCTTCTCTTTGTGAATAAGGATCGTTGATAATCTTTAAAAATAAATGCTCAGCCCGTTGCAACTCTCTTTGAGAGAGCAACTCAAGGCCCTGCGTCAGGGGATCGAATATAAACATGGGGCAAAACTCCAGCGCCCGCCTTCCCAGCTTTTTTGCGACCCTATCGCATGGCCCATCACAAAGCAGGTTTATACAGGCAAAGCTCTAAAAAAAATCCACCGAATGGAAATACACCCAAAAGACCCTCCAAAAGAAGAATTTGGTAAAAACGGGAAATTGACAAACGATCTTATGGGGTCCGGCCAAATCCATCCGGTTGAATCAAAAAAAATAATTTATCCAGCTATTGGCGGGAAACTTTAGCCTTGAATACCCATGAATATAAAATTCCCCTCCAATTGTTTTTTAGATGCGTTTTTCTGGGTTGAGGATTTTAAAAAAAGGAAAAGATCAAGTTTTACAACCATTATTTGGGAAGAGGGGAAATCAGGAGGGCAAAAGAAAACCCAGGAACAAGCCGTTAACAGCTTGTCCCTGGGTTAATTCCAAAAATCAGTAAACTAGTACTTCAGTTCATTCCACTGAGTGATAGCTTTCTGACCGTTTCTTTCTTTATTTTGACCATTCCAGATCGCGATCGCCATCGGGGATTTGCCCGATTTAAACTGCGTGTCGTTCTGGTCATTGGTGCTCAAGGCGCGTTTGAAGACAACCTCCCAGCGGTCGTTACTCCAGTTGCCTGCGCCCATAACATCCTGATGGGCCTGTGTGGTCAAGGTGCTGAAACCTTCTGCATTCAGGTCTTCAATGGGGGAGACCCGCATGCTGGCGTCGGAAAGAATGTTGCCAGTTGCCCGGCCAGGGTTGTAAACACCCTCATTCTTGCCCATACCGGGGTCAATATACGTGCTGCGCTTGCTGATATCGCCCGTGCCACCGGTCTCAGAACCTGCGGCATTGCGCATGGATTTACTGCCGGTCTCATGCTTGGTATCGAGTCCGCTCAGCTTGCCATCCGGCTCGTACATGTAGTAACTACCGGAACCCATCGCCATATACTTGTACTGATCTTCCATATCAAGCATGGCAACATTTCCAGCCTTTCCTGCGCCTTCTTTATCCCAGGTCGCTTTCCACTGCCAGATGTTGACGCGTTCACCCTCGCCCCCCATCGTGAAGGGAGGCTCTTCGCCGCCCTGATTCACAGGAAACATGATCGCCGCCTGGTCCCTGTACTGCTGCGATTGAACCATGACGTCATTTCGCGTCGAATCGGTCCATTCCAATCGAACCGCGATCTCTTTACCATTGGTCGCAGCTTTCACATTCACCCACTTGGTCGAAGGATTCGGCCACATGGGGTTGGTGATCATCTGCGGGTCCAGATCAATCACCACGTGTTTGCCCTTTGTCGGTCCATACTGAGACCAGAAAGGATCCGTCGGATCAATGGGGATTTCGCCCTGGATTTTTAGCGCCTGAATGGTGGCCGCACCCGCGCTGGATGCGAACATTCCAAACAGGAAAAAACTCATGAAAATTAATAAAAGTGGCTTTTTCGTATTCACAGTTATACCTCCTCGTTAGCAGAAAAATGAATCCTTAGGATTGAGGAGAAGCCTCTATCTGGGTTCACATTCAGCAGGAGCATTAGCAACCAGATCGTTTTCCATACTATAAGATAATGACCGATATTCCGGCTCTTCAACCTTCACAGGCTGAATATCCAGCAAGGTCGTCTCATTTTTAATGAAGATCGACAAAATATCGATAATATCTTTATACAATCCGCGTTCGGCTTTCCTTGCGGTAAAGATGCAAAGTAACGGAGTCCAGCGCCCCAAATGATTACGCAGGAACTTCTTCATACTGCTAAGCAGAACTCCAATTTTTCGTTCTTCATGGCCATTCTGGATGCCATAAGCAGTCCGGAAACTCATGTAATACATGAAAGCCAATTCGATCGAAACATGATCGACACGCTCTTTAGACTGATGCCTCGGCAATTCAAAACCAAAAGTTTCATAAAACCCACCCAACTGAATCAGGACGTCCGTTTGAGATTGAATCCCACCTTCAGTCCCATACTGCATTTCATAGGGAGGGCATTCCATAGAAACGGCATGCCCGAAAACACGGACATATTCTTTTTGTGCTTGGGCAATGGTCATTTTCGGCAGGTATTTACTGAATCCTTTAACAATGGATTCCACCTGCTTCCAATCATCCTCGTCCACAATCACAATGTCCATTGCTTCCATTAACGACTTGGGCCTGAAAAACTTTCGGTTCCAAGGGTAACTCAAGGCGCGCGACAAAATGTCATACACCCTTCCACGGGCGAGGTGCAAAGAAATTCTTTGCTCCTTCAATTCTTCTAAAGAACCCGTCTCACCCAGTTTTGCCAACATCGGATCAGTTGCTTGAACAATATCAACCATAACAATTCATCTCCTGTTTCCACAATTTACCGACCCTCCGGAGCGGGAGAAATTCCCGCTCCGGAGTTGCCGGACACACTCACACTTCAGTTTCCAAACGTTG from the Nitrospinaceae bacterium genome contains:
- a CDS encoding BolA family transcriptional regulator, with translation MISIEDLVGLVTSKIPDAEVNVMDRTGMKDHFMIHVTSETFKDMDLMARHRAVQEILTPAMQDGRIHAAEIKTATPD
- a CDS encoding 1-acyl-sn-glycerol-3-phosphate acyltransferase, which encodes MKLLVLLFNTIKFWIIITLLSLILGIGALVAACVDPSGNLSHRISSLWARWLCQLNGIRVEIIGLENILQDRAQIFVANHQSFFDIFALSGYVPVQIRWVAKASLFKIPFVGWSMKAAGYISVDRSNRKKAYQSFLATIEKVKQGYSVVIFPEGTRSEDGTIGPFKKGSHLLAIRSKAPMVPLTLIGTGNIIRKNSPVIKPGPIKIVVSPPVYTDFPDTKEGESLLQDIRETILKTYAENTRKQQ
- the bcp_2 gene encoding putative peroxiredoxin bcp, translating into MPDELEVGDRAPAFELPAVYGYKAGATSPSAEEKVIIKLKDFEDKKWVVLAFYAQDSSPEDTRLMIGFNEWNRKFKTREVEVLGCSWNGVNAHQQFIEVYQLGFTLLADEYKKATDSYGVIKEVDDLGTMVKVIERTTFVIDKTGMIRGVWRNIEDLRDHPREIWEFVQKEKK
- a CDS encoding TIGR00153 family protein, which produces MRSILSLFSKSPFRPLVSHIEKVRACVDQLKPLFAALEGHDYQAVMDISEVIIKFEHEADSIKDQIRQSLAHSVFLPVDKRDFMHLLSAQDDIADSVEDLAVLLRIKNIETPDQIKETLKNLVDHVINTAHMACDLICELDVLLEASFGGAEAEKVEKAASQLGTAEWEADRKQFLLAQQLYSLDDQIKTADLILWNEVVKNLGAVADKSEKIAKILRLFISN
- a CDS encoding phosphate transporter, whose product is MDLNSILLFSAILACVYMACNIGANDVANAMGTSVGSKALTFKQAILVAAVAEFAGAFLVGGHVSDTIRKGMLDPAIFQDAPLHLVYGMISALIAAAVWLHIASSLGWPVSTTHSIVGAVVGFGIVAGGWDALNWVKVGKVVLSWIFSPAVGALVSFLLFRFLSRKIFNTRNPLQHTKEILPFLVFLVFVILSQSMVYKGLKNLRLDLQFSQAAMISIAVGFIAFFVAKLLVPRDKEPTGENLQAQFVSTEGIFRYLQIITAFYVAFAHGSNDVANAVGPLAAVVSILKEGSVHMQVEMPLWILGLGGACIVIGLLIWGRRVMQTIGKKITEMTPSRGFCAEFGAATVVLVCSKLGLPISTTHTLVGSVVGVGLARGLPTLNLSIIKTIFVSWAATIPFTALFSIIFFKIMLFLFG
- a CDS encoding glutaredoxin, which encodes MPGIEDQIKEEIASNKILIYGKGTKTAPQCGFTVETIQFFNKYGYPFEVVNVLENMDKREALNKMTNWPTLPKVFIDGKFYGDTDILDEMESKGEVEPLLKVAFGE
- a CDS encoding endonuclease, translating into MGHRIVGKIAEMHLLPEVRIKIEKNFNIKKLSDVANWADRVRKKRSQGPWHYCNIAASKSSYLRDRDCPEGECVVEKVKEFARVLKDRGPVEKETKESLMYLIHFVGDIHQPLHLGNARDRGGNKMARNFKGRETNLHALWDGGLIYLAGKSLVQYASDLNRRISQADKKTWNFSKVNDWANESRVLALDHAYPLDDSSSRELSKRYIEKSREIIDLRLSQAGVRLAGLLNGLLK
- a CDS encoding iron-sulfur-binding protein, whose amino-acid sequence is MATVSDFVKITPKACEEVKKLIAAEGKPEIGLRLGVKGGGCSGLSYELNFTPTEKGDTVLDFEGFKVFMDAKSMIYLKNMQLDYNDGLQGKGFVFSNPNATSTCGCGESFSIA
- a CDS encoding MBL fold hydrolase, translated to MNEQSRFYFKQLLCGSDIGKANSSARQMANFLYLLGDRETRECVVVDPAWDIDGILKIVEQEDMKLVGALVTHYHPDHVGGEIFGIEITGLAELLEKVSVPVYVNKHEAEGLRQVTGISVSDMRQLDGEDKVKVGAVEIACLHTPGHTPGSQCFRVKDTLVAGDTLFLQGCGRVDLPGGDSEELFRTLTQRLAKIQDEIVLYPGHNYGGKSHAPMGEVRENNAYLKINRLEDWLQVMGG